A window from Littorina saxatilis isolate snail1 linkage group LG9, US_GU_Lsax_2.0, whole genome shotgun sequence encodes these proteins:
- the LOC138977169 gene encoding putative uncharacterized protein DDB_G0274435, which yields MPRLEDGDSQPSAILAAAAPPPVTTTVVVVEHDDDDDDYTTVAAAAADLDDDDDDDDDDDDDDDDDDDYTADADDDDSASTTCSTSEGGSVVEERDEEEEEEEEEGEVEEDYWLNENRKQQQQQQQRQQQPLGWWRPPRKQSTKPRKNVTFATPPVLASSTTSLGNKTAHQQEQQNETKEVVQEDGNVIVVADWSRFGNDESGSFTFIDTPLTTSPPLKDKTQQQQQQQQQQQQQQQQQQQQQEEREEEEEEEEIEIDCGGEEEEVEAEEAEEKDDDDPMKEGVEGRNATEVLSSLSFPYGKNGDIDERRTPRLLEEQQYEESLTLLLPPSPLPAGTALASSSTSTTPDTNNNDNDNDNFNDSEDDRYFHDIVYDPTDAPIAFFF from the coding sequence ATGCCCCGCTTGGAAGATGGGGACTCGCAACCATCTGCAATTCTGGCCGCTGCTGCACCGCCACCGGTGACAACAACGGTGGTGGTGGTAGaacacgatgatgatgatgatgattatactactgttgctgctgctgctgctgatcttgatgatgatgatgatgatgatgatgatgatgatgatgatgatgatgatgatgatgattatactgctgatgctgatgatgatgattctgCTAGTACAACATGTAGTACTTCGGAAGGTGGCAGCGTGGTGGAGGAGagggacgaagaagaagaagaagaagaagaagaaggggaggTAGAGGAGGATTATTGGCTGAACGAGAACAgaaagcaacagcaacaacaacaacaaaggcaGCAGCAGCCTTTGGGGTGGTGGCGACCACCAAGAAAGCAATCAACAAAACCTCGGAAAAATGTCACATTCGCTACGCCTCCTGTTTTGGCCAGTAGTACTACTAGTCTCGGTAATAAAACAGCGCATCAGCAAGAACAACAAAATGAGACAAAGGAGGTGGTCCAGGAAGACGGCAATGTGATTGTGGTGGCTGATTGGTCACGGTTTGGGAATGATGAGTCGGGGTCGTTCACCTTTATTGATACCCCCCTTACTACTAGTCCCCCGCTCAAAGACAagacgcaacaacaacaacaacaacaacaacaacaacaacaacaacaacaacaacaacaacagcagcaggaggagcgcgaagaagaagaagaagaagaagagatcgAGATTGATTGTGGCGGGGAGGAGGAAGAAGtagaagcagaagaagcagaagaaaagGACGACGACGACCCAATGAAAGAGGGGGTGGAAGGAAGAAACGCCACCGAggtgttgtcgtcgttgtcgtttcCGTACGGGAAAAATGGAGATATTGACGAACGCCGCACCCCACGGTTGCTGGAAGAACAACAATACGAGGAATCTCTCACTCTtctccttcccccctccccccttcccgcGGGGACCGCTCTTGCTAGTAGTAGTACAAGTACTACGCCCGACActaacaacaacgacaacgacaacgacaattttAACGATTCTGAAGATGATCGCTACTTTCATGATATAGTGTACGATCCTACAGACGCACCcatcgctttttttttttga
- the LOC138977170 gene encoding ras-interacting protein RIP3-like, whose protein sequence is MAAQTTTSTAAGEKKRRREDHEEEEDTRSGHGSMAAVTMMMMTRNKTAAAAAAAAAAATATATAAAVTTTTTTADAGGDGSSGSGNTTPRGRKRKIIVWDDYRVQKELDDATTTTATTTVTTTAAMSPTSCGSSSTTATMADKQQQQQQREEVEADSNDDEKVEEQQQQQQQQQQQQQQQQQEQDDDSNDEEEDSTERAERISQLSTLYMDAETFQGLKRVLSHIDARIEAFTAGSAVLPSNIVMAPPAASDTNTTNTTNDNNDNNSDDDYDDGSDEDADCYPVEPEPTNANANAEPTNTTNAITLQIPNTATTMMD, encoded by the coding sequence ATGGCGGCTCAGACAACAACTAGTACTGCTgcgggggaaaaaaagagacgCAGAGAGGATCATGAGGAGGAGGAAGATACCCGCTCGGGCCACGGCAGCATGGCGGCcgtgacaatgatgatgatgactagAAATAagactgctgctgctgctgctgctgctgctgctgctgctactgctactgctactgctgctgctgtgacgaccaccaccaccaccgccgacGCCGGCGGTGATGGCAGCAGCGGTAGTGGTAATACAACGCCAAGAGGTCGAAAGCGGAAAATAATAGTATGGGACGATTACAGAGTCCAGAAAGAACTAGATGACGCGACCactaccaccgccaccaccactgTGACCACCACCGCGGCGATGTCACCAACTTCTTGTGGCAGCAGCAGCACCACTGCCACCATGGCCGacaagcagcagcagcagcagcagcgggaAGAGGTGGAGGCAGACAGCAACGACGACGAGAAAGtggaagaacaacaacaacaacaacaacaacaacaacaacaacaacaacaacaacaacaggagcAGGACGACGACAGCAACGACGAGGAGGAGGACTCTACTGAACGGGCAGAAAGGATATCGCAGCTATCGACGCTCTATATGGACGCGGAAACCTTTCAAGGATTAAAACGTGTGCTCTCTCATATTGACGCTCGTATTGAGGCGTTCACTGCTGGGTCTGCTGTGCTGCCTAGCAATATCGTTATGGCACCACCCGCGGCCTCggacaccaacaccaccaacaccaccaacgacaacaacgacaacaacagcgACGACGATTATGATGATGGTAGTGACGAAGACGCGGATTGTTACCCAGTTGAACCGGAGCCCACCAACGCCAACGCCAACGCTGAGCCTACGAACACCACTAACGCTATAACACTACAAATACCAAACACCGCAACAACAATGATGGATTAA